From Daucus carota subsp. sativus chromosome 6, DH1 v3.0, whole genome shotgun sequence, the proteins below share one genomic window:
- the LOC108225086 gene encoding triacylglycerol lipase SDP1 isoform X1, with translation MDISNEATVDKFFIGPSTFWGRTIAFRVLFCRSMSQLREQIFHVLLCYLQKLKDNIKFYLKPMISWFHPRNPQGILVMMILIAFMLKRYTNVKMRAEVAYRRKFWRNMMRSALTYEEWAHSAKMLDKETPRIESDLYDEELVRNKLQELRHRRQEGSLRDIIFCMRADLVRNLGNMCNPELHKGRLQVPKLIKEYIDEVSTQLRMVCDSDSEELLLEEKLAFMHETRHAFGRTALLLSGGASLGAFHVGVVKTFVEHKLMPRIIAGSSVGSIMCSVIATRSWPELQTFFEDSWSSLQFFDQLGGIFAIFRRVMTRGAVHDIRQLQMMLRQLTNNLTFQEAYDMTGRVLAITVCSPRKHEPPRCLNYLTSPHVVIWSAVTASCAFPGLFEAQELMAKDRSGEIVPYHPPFNLGPEEGQGTSARRWRDGSLEIDLPMMQLKELFNVNHFIVSQANPHIAPLLRVKEIVRAYGGNFAAKLAHLVEMEVKHRCNQILELGFPLGGLARLFAQEWEGDVTVVMPATLAQYSKIIQNPSHSELQKAANQGRRCTWEKLSAIKANCGIELALDDCVAILNHMRRLKRSAQRAAAASQGLSSAVRFSGSKRIPSWNCIARENSTGSFEEFVAELGSSLQQGGVGGTGSTSWNVRTNRSTHESSDSEPESPDQNSWTRSGGPLMRTTSADLFVDFVQNLDGDLKSNKGIMVPNSTIHISARDSNPQSPRVTTPDRSSDMDSDQRDVINRASMNSSSILVAEGELLQAERIHNGIVFNIVKKEEMTPSNRSLDSDSVAACMQLESPAKEIDGSSSSESEYEANVNHSLNSTDASSIKDQLTAANDFHKDAENN, from the exons ATGGATATAAGTAATGAGGCAACTGTTGACAAATTCTTTATCGGACCTTCAACATTCTGGGGTCGGACGATTGCTTTCAGAGTGCTCTTTTGCAGGTCAATGTCACAACTGAGGGAACAAATTTTTCATGTGCTTCTCTGTTACTTGCAAAAacttaaagataatataaagtTCTACTTGAAACCCATGATATCGTGGTTTCATCCGCGCAACCCACAAGGTATCTTGGTAATGATGATACTGATAGCTTTTATGTTAAAACGCTACACCAATGTAAAAATGAGGGCTGAGGTGGCTTATCGGAGAAAATTTTGGAGGAATATGATGAGATCTGCCTTAACCTATGAAGAATGGGCTCACTCAGCTAAAATGCTAGACAAAGAAACTCCCAGAATCGAATCAGATCTCTATGACGAAGAACTTGTGAGGAATAAACTCCAAGAGCTCCGCCACCGCCGCCAAGAAGGTTCTCTCAGAGATATCATATTTTGCATGAGAGCAGACCTGGTTAGAAACCTTGGGAATATGTGCAACCCAGAGCTTCACAAGGGAAGGCTTCAAGTGCCTAAACTTATAAAGGAATATATTGATGAAGTCTCAACCCAATTGAGAATGGTTTgtgactcagactctgaggaGCTTTTGCTGGAAGAGAAGCTTGCTTTTATGCATGAGACAAGACATGCTTTTGGGAGGACTGCGTTGCTTCTGAGTGGGGGTGCTTCACTGGGGGCATTCCATGTTGGTGTGGTGAAAACATTTGTTGAACACAAACTCATGCCCCGCATAATTGCTGGGTCTAGTGTGGGATCCATCATGTGCTCTGTTATTGCTACTAGGTCTTGGCCTGAGCTTCAAACCTTTTTTGAGGATTCTTGGAGCTCTCTGCAGTTCTTTGACCAGTTGGGCGGAATATTTGCAATTTTTAGAAGAGTTATGACACGAGGTGCAGTTCATGACATAAGACAGTTGCAGATGATGTTGAGgcagcttacaaataatctcacATTTCAAGAAGCGTATGATATGACTGGTCGAGTTCTTGCAATCACCGTATGCTCCCCAAGAAAGCATGAACCTCCTCGATGCCTTAACTATTTGACTTCGCCTCATGTTGTTATTTGGAGTGCAGTTACCGCCTCTTGTGCTTTTCCTGGTCTTTTTGAAGCCCAAGAACTAATGGCAAAAGATAGAAGTGGAGAGATTGTTCCGTATCATCCCCCATTCAACTTAGGGCCTGAAGAGGGTCAAGGTACATCTGCACGTAGGTGGAGAGATGGTAGCTTGGAGATTGATTTACCAATGATGCAATTAAAAGAGCTCTTTAATGTTAATCACTTTATTGTGAGTCAAGCTAATCCTCATATTGCTCCTTTACTAAGAGTAAAGGAAATTGTGAGAGCATATGGAGGCAACTTCGCCGCTAAG CTTGCGCATCTTGTTGAGATGGAGGTGAAACACAGATGTAACCAGATACTAGAGCTTGGTTTTCCTTTAGGAGGACTTGCCAGGCTATTTGCCCAAGAATGGGAAGGTGATGTCACCGTGGTAATGCCAGCCACCCTAGCTCAG TATTCAAAGATCATACAGAACCCTTCTCATTCGGAACTTCAGAAAGCAGCCAATCAAGGCAGGAGGTGCACTTGGGAGAAGCTGTCAGCCATAAAAGCCAATTGTGGTATTGAGTTAGCACTTGATGACTGTGTTGCGATACTTAATCACATGCGTCGACTGAAGAGGAGTGCACAGAGAGCAGCTGCTGCTTCTCAAGGCTTATCTAGCGCAGTGAGATTTAGTGGTTCGAAAAGAATTCCTTCATGGAATTGCATTGCTCGAGAAAACTCAACTGGTTCTTTTGAAGAATTCGTTGCAGAGCTTGGATCCTCACTACAGCAAGGTGGGGTTGGTGGAACAGGATCCACTTCTTGGAACGTGCGGACCAACCGCAGTACACATGAAAGCAGTGACAGTGAGCCTGAGAGCCCTGATCAAAATTCTTGGACGAGATCTGGTGGTCCCTTGATGAGGACAACGTCAGCTGatctttttgttgattttgtccaaaatttggaTGGTGATCTCAAATCCAATAAAGGAATAATGGTACCGAACAGCACGATTCATATCTCAGCCAGAGATTCGAATCCCCAAAGCCCAAGGGTGACGACACCTGATAGAAGCTCAGATATGGATTCTGATCAAAGGGATGTTATCAATAGAGCCTCAATGAACagttctagtattttagttGCTGAAGGTGAGCTTCTGCAGGCTGAAAGGATTCACAACGGGATTGTATTTAACATTGTAAAGAAGGAAGAGATGACTCCTTCAAACAGGAGTCTTGATTCTGACTCGGTTGCTGCATGCATGCAACTTGAATCTCCTGCCAAGGAGATAGACGGGAGCTCAAGCTCTGAATCGGAGTATGAGGCTAATGTTAATCATTCTCTAAACAGTACCGATGCAAGTAGCATCAAGGATCAGCTAACTGCTGCTAATGATTTTCATAAGGATGCTGAAAATAACTGA
- the LOC108225086 gene encoding triacylglycerol lipase SDP1 isoform X2 — MSQLREQIFHVLLCYLQKLKDNIKFYLKPMISWFHPRNPQGILVMMILIAFMLKRYTNVKMRAEVAYRRKFWRNMMRSALTYEEWAHSAKMLDKETPRIESDLYDEELVRNKLQELRHRRQEGSLRDIIFCMRADLVRNLGNMCNPELHKGRLQVPKLIKEYIDEVSTQLRMVCDSDSEELLLEEKLAFMHETRHAFGRTALLLSGGASLGAFHVGVVKTFVEHKLMPRIIAGSSVGSIMCSVIATRSWPELQTFFEDSWSSLQFFDQLGGIFAIFRRVMTRGAVHDIRQLQMMLRQLTNNLTFQEAYDMTGRVLAITVCSPRKHEPPRCLNYLTSPHVVIWSAVTASCAFPGLFEAQELMAKDRSGEIVPYHPPFNLGPEEGQGTSARRWRDGSLEIDLPMMQLKELFNVNHFIVSQANPHIAPLLRVKEIVRAYGGNFAAKLAHLVEMEVKHRCNQILELGFPLGGLARLFAQEWEGDVTVVMPATLAQYSKIIQNPSHSELQKAANQGRRCTWEKLSAIKANCGIELALDDCVAILNHMRRLKRSAQRAAAASQGLSSAVRFSGSKRIPSWNCIARENSTGSFEEFVAELGSSLQQGGVGGTGSTSWNVRTNRSTHESSDSEPESPDQNSWTRSGGPLMRTTSADLFVDFVQNLDGDLKSNKGIMVPNSTIHISARDSNPQSPRVTTPDRSSDMDSDQRDVINRASMNSSSILVAEGELLQAERIHNGIVFNIVKKEEMTPSNRSLDSDSVAACMQLESPAKEIDGSSSSESEYEANVNHSLNSTDASSIKDQLTAANDFHKDAENN; from the exons ATGTCACAACTGAGGGAACAAATTTTTCATGTGCTTCTCTGTTACTTGCAAAAacttaaagataatataaagtTCTACTTGAAACCCATGATATCGTGGTTTCATCCGCGCAACCCACAAGGTATCTTGGTAATGATGATACTGATAGCTTTTATGTTAAAACGCTACACCAATGTAAAAATGAGGGCTGAGGTGGCTTATCGGAGAAAATTTTGGAGGAATATGATGAGATCTGCCTTAACCTATGAAGAATGGGCTCACTCAGCTAAAATGCTAGACAAAGAAACTCCCAGAATCGAATCAGATCTCTATGACGAAGAACTTGTGAGGAATAAACTCCAAGAGCTCCGCCACCGCCGCCAAGAAGGTTCTCTCAGAGATATCATATTTTGCATGAGAGCAGACCTGGTTAGAAACCTTGGGAATATGTGCAACCCAGAGCTTCACAAGGGAAGGCTTCAAGTGCCTAAACTTATAAAGGAATATATTGATGAAGTCTCAACCCAATTGAGAATGGTTTgtgactcagactctgaggaGCTTTTGCTGGAAGAGAAGCTTGCTTTTATGCATGAGACAAGACATGCTTTTGGGAGGACTGCGTTGCTTCTGAGTGGGGGTGCTTCACTGGGGGCATTCCATGTTGGTGTGGTGAAAACATTTGTTGAACACAAACTCATGCCCCGCATAATTGCTGGGTCTAGTGTGGGATCCATCATGTGCTCTGTTATTGCTACTAGGTCTTGGCCTGAGCTTCAAACCTTTTTTGAGGATTCTTGGAGCTCTCTGCAGTTCTTTGACCAGTTGGGCGGAATATTTGCAATTTTTAGAAGAGTTATGACACGAGGTGCAGTTCATGACATAAGACAGTTGCAGATGATGTTGAGgcagcttacaaataatctcacATTTCAAGAAGCGTATGATATGACTGGTCGAGTTCTTGCAATCACCGTATGCTCCCCAAGAAAGCATGAACCTCCTCGATGCCTTAACTATTTGACTTCGCCTCATGTTGTTATTTGGAGTGCAGTTACCGCCTCTTGTGCTTTTCCTGGTCTTTTTGAAGCCCAAGAACTAATGGCAAAAGATAGAAGTGGAGAGATTGTTCCGTATCATCCCCCATTCAACTTAGGGCCTGAAGAGGGTCAAGGTACATCTGCACGTAGGTGGAGAGATGGTAGCTTGGAGATTGATTTACCAATGATGCAATTAAAAGAGCTCTTTAATGTTAATCACTTTATTGTGAGTCAAGCTAATCCTCATATTGCTCCTTTACTAAGAGTAAAGGAAATTGTGAGAGCATATGGAGGCAACTTCGCCGCTAAG CTTGCGCATCTTGTTGAGATGGAGGTGAAACACAGATGTAACCAGATACTAGAGCTTGGTTTTCCTTTAGGAGGACTTGCCAGGCTATTTGCCCAAGAATGGGAAGGTGATGTCACCGTGGTAATGCCAGCCACCCTAGCTCAG TATTCAAAGATCATACAGAACCCTTCTCATTCGGAACTTCAGAAAGCAGCCAATCAAGGCAGGAGGTGCACTTGGGAGAAGCTGTCAGCCATAAAAGCCAATTGTGGTATTGAGTTAGCACTTGATGACTGTGTTGCGATACTTAATCACATGCGTCGACTGAAGAGGAGTGCACAGAGAGCAGCTGCTGCTTCTCAAGGCTTATCTAGCGCAGTGAGATTTAGTGGTTCGAAAAGAATTCCTTCATGGAATTGCATTGCTCGAGAAAACTCAACTGGTTCTTTTGAAGAATTCGTTGCAGAGCTTGGATCCTCACTACAGCAAGGTGGGGTTGGTGGAACAGGATCCACTTCTTGGAACGTGCGGACCAACCGCAGTACACATGAAAGCAGTGACAGTGAGCCTGAGAGCCCTGATCAAAATTCTTGGACGAGATCTGGTGGTCCCTTGATGAGGACAACGTCAGCTGatctttttgttgattttgtccaaaatttggaTGGTGATCTCAAATCCAATAAAGGAATAATGGTACCGAACAGCACGATTCATATCTCAGCCAGAGATTCGAATCCCCAAAGCCCAAGGGTGACGACACCTGATAGAAGCTCAGATATGGATTCTGATCAAAGGGATGTTATCAATAGAGCCTCAATGAACagttctagtattttagttGCTGAAGGTGAGCTTCTGCAGGCTGAAAGGATTCACAACGGGATTGTATTTAACATTGTAAAGAAGGAAGAGATGACTCCTTCAAACAGGAGTCTTGATTCTGACTCGGTTGCTGCATGCATGCAACTTGAATCTCCTGCCAAGGAGATAGACGGGAGCTCAAGCTCTGAATCGGAGTATGAGGCTAATGTTAATCATTCTCTAAACAGTACCGATGCAAGTAGCATCAAGGATCAGCTAACTGCTGCTAATGATTTTCATAAGGATGCTGAAAATAACTGA
- the LOC135147123 gene encoding berberine bridge enzyme-like 8: MKMNSTPYFAFLSLIFLVISFLSSQAYADSTQFLQCLKSKSLDSSITKVTYTPLNASYTPVYEYSLRNPRFNDSTRLKPQIIVQPTAESQVQTVVFCAKKYGMRLRIRSGGHDFEGLSYSSTYDIPFVLLDMINLRAISVDPVAKTATVQAGATLGELYYWIYRASDTLAFPAGVWSTVGATGLICGGGYGPLRRVYGLAADNVIDARIIDVKGRILDRKAMGEDLFWAIRGGSCSSFGVILSWKLNLVVVPKTVWSFTTFRTLEQNATDIIFPMQTVAPKFPKELDMRMRISTIQSNTSARADGKTVQFAIGGLYLGSGGVEEALRIVQSTLPELGMVKEDFTELTWIQAIMISSFFNLFDDNYKPEDLLDRTFLADIPTKAKSDFVREPISKEGLNGLWNKMLEVGVGETTVIFTFYGGKMDEYSESALPFPNRAGTLYMVYTRVLWVGNTTEKLEWIRSLYSYLTPYVSKNPRRAYSNYNDLDLGVNDPTGGIGYFDARKWGKQYYNHNFKTLVMVKTRVDPDNFFRQEQSIPTLSLWSAM, encoded by the coding sequence atGAAAATGAATAGTACTCCTtattttgcttttctttcgTTAATCTTCCTTGTGATTTCATTTCTTTCATCCCAAGCTTATGCTGATTCTACACAGTTTCTTCAATGCCTAAAGAGTAAATCTCTAGACTCATCCATAACAAAAGTTACTTATACCCCGCTCAATGCTTCATACACACCTGTCTATGAATATTCCCTGCGGAATCCTCGTTTCAATGATTCCACCCGACTCAAACCCCAAATCATAGTGCAACCCACCGCCGAATCTCAAGTTCAAACCGTAGTTTTTTGTGCTAAAAAGTACGGAATGAGGCTTCGAATTCGAAGCGGTGGTCATGATTTCGAGGGTCTTTCGTATAGTAGCACATATGATATTCCATTTGTGTTACTTGACATGATTAACCTCCGAGCCATTAGTGTTGACCCCGTGGCTAAAACGGCTACGGTTCAAGCTGGCGCCACACTTGGTGAACTCTACTACTGGATTTACCGGGCAAGCGACACGCTCGCTTTCCCGGCTGGCGTTTGGTCCACAGTGGGAGCCACTGGACTCATTTGTGGTGGCGGGTACGGCCCGTTGAGACGTGTGTATGGTTTGGCTGCTGACAATGTTATCGATGCCCGAATTATCGATGTTAAGGGGAGGATTCTTGATAGGAAAGCAATGGGAGAAGATTTGTTTTGGGCGATAAGAGGTGGAAGTTGTTCGAGTTTCGGAGTTATTTTATCTTGGAAACTAAATCTCGTCGTTGTTCCAAAAACAGTTTGGTCTTTTACTACTTTTAGAACTTTGGAGCAAAATGCGACCGATATTATCTTTCCCATGCAGACGGTTGCCCCGAAATTTCCAAAGGAACTCGACATGAGGATGCGAATCAGCACAATTCAGAGCAACACCAGTGCTCGTGCCGATGGTAAAACAGTCCAATTCGCCATTGGGGGATTGTACCTTGGATCGGGTGGAGTTGAAGAAGCACTTCGAATTGTGCAATCAACTTTACCCGAATTAGGTATGGTTAAAGAAGATTTTACGGAACTCACATGGATTCAAGCTATCATGATATCTTCATTCTTTAACCTCTTCGACGATAACTACAAGCCAGAAGATTTGCTCGACAGAACATTCTTGGCTGATATTCCTACGAAAGCGAAATCGGATTTTGTTAGAGAACCGATTTCCAAAGAAGGGCTCAATGGATTATGGAACAAGATGTTGGAAGTTGGCGTAGGGGAAACGACAGTAATCTTTACATTCTACGGAGGAAAAATGGACGAGTACTCAGAATCAGCACTTCCATTCCCTAACAGAGCCGGAACATTGTACATGGTGTACACAAGAGTGCTCTGGGTTGGGAATACAACTGAGAAGTTGGAATGGATCAGGAGCTTGTACAGTTACTTGACTCCTTATGTTTCGAAAAATCCGAGAAGGGCTTATTCCAATTACAATGATCTGGATTTGGGAGTGAATGATCCAACTGGGGGTATAGGCTATTTTGATGCAAGAAAATGGGGGAAACAATATTACAACCATAATTTCAAAACACTGGTTATGGTGAAGACCAGAGTAGATCCTGACAACTTCTTCAGACAAGAGCAAAGCATTCCTACACTGTCACTTTGGTCTGCTATGTAA
- the LOC135147148 gene encoding berberine bridge enzyme-like 8 — protein MGIANTPFLTFLSLIFLISIFSSQASADSTQFLKCMKSKCLDSVSISKVIYTPINSSYTPIYEYSMRNPRFNQTTRLKPQVIVQPVSESQVQTVVYCAKKYGMRLRIRSGGHDFEGLSYSSTYDIPFVLLDMINLRAISVDPVAKTATVQAGATLGELYYWIYRASDTLAFPAGVWSTVGATGLICGGGYGPLRRMYGLAADNVIDARIIDVKGRILDRKAMGEDLFWAIRGGSCSSFGVILSWKLNLVVVPKTVLSFTLFRTLEQNATDIIYAMQSVAPKFPNELEMRMRISTIQSNTSARADGKTVEFAIGGLYLGTGGVEAALKIVQSTLPELGMVKEDFVELTWIQAIMISSFFNLFDDNYKPEDLLDRTFLADIPTKAKSDFVREPISKKGLNGFWNKMLEVGVGETTVIFTFYGGKMDEYSESALPFPNRAGTLYMVYTRVLWVGNTTEKLEWIRSLYSYLAPYVSKNPRRAYSNYNDLDLGVNDPTGSIGYLDARKWGKQYYNHNFKTLVMVKTRVDPENFFRQEQSIPTLSLWSDM, from the coding sequence ATGGGGATTGCTAATACTCCTTTTCTTACTTTTCTCTCGTTAATCTTCctcatttcaattttttcatcCCAAGCCTCAGCTGATTCAACTCAATTTCTCAAATGCATGAAGAGTAAATGTCTAGACTCAGTATCCATATCCAAAGTTATATACACCCCGATAAATTCTTCCTACACACCTATCTATGAATATTCCATGCGAAATCCGCGTTTCAATCAAACAACCCGACTCAAACCCCAAGTCATAGTACAACCTGTATCGGAATCTCAAGTTCAAACCGTAGTATATTGTGCTAAAAAGTACGGTATGAGGCTTCGAATCCGAAGCGGTGGTCATGATTTCGAGGGTCTTTCGTATAGTAGCACTTATGATATTCCATTTGTGTTACTTGACATGATTAACCTCCGAGCCATTAGTGTTGACCCCGTGGCTAAAACGGCTACGGTTCAAGCTGGCGCAACACTTGGTGAACTTTACTACTGGATTTACCGGGCAAGCGATACGCTCGCTTTCCCGGCTGGCGTTTGGTCCACAGTTGGAGCCACTGGACTAATTTGTGGCGGCGGGTACGGCCCGTTGAGACGTATGTATGGTTTGGCTGCTGACAATGTGATCGATGCTCGGATTATCGATGTGAAAGGAAGGATTCTTGATAGGAAAGCAATGGGAGAAGATTTGTTTTGGGCGATAAGAGGTGGAAGTTGTTCGAGTTTCGGAGTCATTTTATCTTGGAAACTAAACCTCGTTGTTGTTCCAAAAACAGTTCTGTCTTTTACTCTTTTCAGAACTTTGGAACAGAATGCGACTGATATTATTTATGCCATGCAAAGTGTTGCCCCGAAATTTCCAAATGAACTCGAGATGAGGATGCGAATCAGCACAATTCAGAGCAATACAAGTGCTCGTGCCGATGGCAAAACAGTCGAATTCGCCATTGGGGGATTATACCTTGGTACGGGTGGAGTTGAAGCAGCACTTAAAATTGTGCAATCAACTTTGCCCGAATTAGGTATGGTTAAAGAGGATTTTGTAGAACTCACATGGATTCAAGCTATTATGATATCTTCCTTCTTTAACCTCTTCGACGATAATTACAAGCCAGAAGATTTGCTCGACAGAACATTCTTGGCTGACATTCCTACGAAAGCAAAATCTGATTTCGTTAGAGAACCGATTTCCAAAAAAGGGCTGAATGGATTTTGGAACAAGATGTTGGAAGTTGGCGTAGGGGAAACCACAGTCATCTTTACATTTTACGGAGGAAAAATGGACGAGTATTCGGAATCAGCTCTTCCATTCCCTAACAGAGCCGGAACATTGTACATGGTGTACACAAGAGTGCTCTGGGTTGGGAATACAACTGAGAAGTTGGAATGGATCAGGAGCTTGTACAGTTACTTGGCTCCGTATGTTTCGAAAAATCCGAGAAGGGCTTATTCTAATTACAATGATCTTGATTTGGGAGTGAATGATCCCACAGGGAGTATAGGTTATCTCGATGCAAGAAAATGGGGAAAACAATATTACAACCATAATTTCAAAACACTGGTTATGGTGAAGACCAGAGTAGATCCTGAGAACTTCTTCAGACAAGAGCAAAGTATTCCTACTCTGTCACTCTGGTCAGATATGTGA